Proteins found in one Salvia splendens isolate huo1 chromosome 10, SspV2, whole genome shotgun sequence genomic segment:
- the LOC121751453 gene encoding peptidyl-prolyl cis-trans isomerase FKBP15-3-like, with protein sequence MDISIDCDCDCVEEKTENQLMKLPNKGGMEDVLTQEIPIGEKVEDDRNPPNSCAMEVVLPPQVPNGDKIEEDGTKKEGLKRKMKKKEKNRRKKKTISPQVKNQTFGLVTEVLEKGDPNGKKVCKGAMVRVHVAMKIKDSDELPFRAWVYRLNLDNKRLIAGLRIGIIGMRVGDKRRFTIPPSLGYGDKGCKAGVPPNSWLVYEIKLLAHKRANL encoded by the exons ATGGACATATCaattgattgtgattgtgattgtgttGAAGAGAAGACTGAAAATCAATTGAT GAAGCTTCCTAATAAAGGTGGCATGGAGGATGTTCTTACACAGGAAATACCAATTGGTGAGAAAGTTGAGGATGATAG AAATCCTCCTAATTCTTGTGCCATGGAGGTTGTTCTACCACCACAAGTGCCAAATGGTGATAAAATTGAGGAAGATGG CACAAAGAAGgaaggtttgaaaagaaaaatgaagaagaaggagaagaataGAAGGAAAAAGAAAACCATATCACCCCAAGTAAAAAATCAAACGTTCGGTCTTGTCACAGAAGTATTGGAAAAGGGAGACCCTAACGGAAAGAAGGTTTGCAAAGGGGCAATG GTTAGAGTTCATGTAGCCATGAAGATCAAGGATAGTGATGAGCTGCCCTTTAGGGCATGGGTGTATAGATTGAACTTAG ATAATAAGAGACTCATCGCGGGGCTACGTATTGGTATAATAG ggATGCGTGTTGGTGATAAGAGAAGGTTTACTATTCCTCCATCTCTAGG TTATGGAGACAAAGGTTGTAAGGCTGGAGTACCTCCCAATTCATGGCTTGTGTATGAGATTAAGTTGCTTGCTCATAAGCGTGCAAACctatga
- the LOC121751564 gene encoding uncharacterized protein LOC121751564 produces the protein MDGAPKKLPISMLSSSEESSYSEWEDELMVADSYESDSDGDDEDDGSSKKRRKIVSPAKTNQHGKDVGSSSKKIVSPAKTNRDDKEKDKDVGRSSKKIVSPAKTNCDDKEKDVGSGSKKIVSPANPDDYPRLASFLRQNHMEEELQRNWTVIGDENATKLQQRWVRIIEKQMDIAAYKLDLIQDIFDIINPQANLFLSDFR, from the exons ATGGATGGAGCCCCTAAAAAATTGCCAATCTCAATGCTTTCTTCATCAGAAGAATCTTCTTATTCGGAGTGGGAAGATGAGTTGATGGTTGCGGATTCGTACGAAAGCGACAGCGATGGAGACGACGAGGATGATGGAAGTAGtaagaagaggaggaagattGTGAGTCCAGCCAAAACAAATCAACATGGCAAGGATGTTGGAAGTA GTAGTAAGAAGATTGTAAGTCCAGCAAAGACAAATCGCGATGATAAGGAAAAGGACAAGGATGTTGGAAGAAGTAGTAAGAAGATTGTAAGTCCAGCAAAGACAAATTGCGATGACAAGGAAAAGGATGTTGGAAGTGGTAGTAAGAAGATTGTGAGTCCAGCGAATCCAGACGACTATCCTCGGTTGGCGTCGTTTCTAAGACAGAACCATATGGAGGAAGAGCTTCAACGGAACTGGACAGTGATTGGGGATGAGAATGCGACAAAGCTACAACAACGATGGGTTCGAATCATCGAAAAGCAGATGGACATTGCCGCGTATAAGTTGGATCTCATACAAGATATTTTTGATATAATTAACCCCCAAGCTAATTTGTTTCTTTCTGATTTTCGTTAA